Proteins encoded together in one Thermococcus barophilus MP window:
- a CDS encoding M20/M25/M40 family metallo-hydrolase — protein sequence MMELLSQLIEFETVNDPAKGKKPNKECPKFIKDALASWGIESEIIEEDGYYTVYGEIGEGTPKVMFMAHFDVVPVNVEEWKTDPFKLTVIGNKAYGRGSADDKGNVAGVMLALKELSTKRLSGKVLFAFTGDEEIGGKLAMHIAEKLKEENKIPQYLINADGAGMSPIIRRRKGFGAVIEIPQQKITIRGRVIKKSFTISTPVLQTRHAAYFMPGVDAHPMIALSHFLRNNDVFAVKLGGKFLKSNVLPSRVELTYVEPDESGEEIEVDLGLTELLKSIVPLVRAPISAERYSDFGVSITPNLYSFENGVHRLRLDIRAMSYSSGQIEKVLKEILEFNIPNAKLTVRHNEKAGYLFTSPDSKLVRVMMKILESFGEKAKPVEGAGASDSRYFTPYGVEAIDFGPRGGNVHGPNEYADVSSLELLPKIYAEVAMNLLKK from the coding sequence ATGATGGAATTATTGTCCCAGCTGATTGAATTTGAAACCGTAAATGACCCAGCCAAAGGAAAGAAGCCAAACAAAGAGTGTCCAAAGTTTATCAAAGACGCTCTTGCCTCTTGGGGAATAGAGAGCGAGATAATTGAGGAAGATGGATACTACACTGTTTACGGTGAAATTGGAGAAGGAACACCAAAGGTCATGTTCATGGCACACTTTGATGTCGTTCCAGTGAATGTAGAGGAATGGAAGACCGATCCGTTTAAGCTGACTGTAATCGGGAACAAAGCCTATGGAAGGGGAAGTGCAGATGACAAAGGCAACGTTGCTGGGGTAATGCTCGCTCTAAAGGAGCTTTCAACAAAAAGGCTCAGTGGGAAAGTGCTTTTTGCTTTTACTGGAGATGAAGAAATCGGCGGCAAATTGGCAATGCACATAGCGGAAAAGCTGAAGGAGGAGAATAAGATCCCACAATATTTAATCAACGCCGATGGGGCTGGAATGAGCCCAATAATCAGGAGAAGAAAGGGATTTGGGGCTGTAATTGAAATACCCCAGCAGAAAATTACAATTAGAGGCAGAGTTATAAAAAAGTCATTCACCATAAGCACACCCGTACTTCAAACAAGACATGCCGCCTACTTCATGCCTGGTGTAGATGCTCACCCAATGATTGCCCTTTCTCACTTCCTAAGGAACAACGATGTCTTTGCTGTGAAATTGGGGGGTAAATTCCTGAAGTCAAACGTTCTGCCAAGCAGAGTTGAGCTGACATATGTGGAACCTGATGAAAGTGGGGAAGAGATTGAGGTAGATTTGGGCTTAACAGAGCTTTTAAAGAGCATAGTTCCGTTAGTTAGAGCCCCGATAAGTGCTGAAAGATACAGCGACTTTGGAGTTTCAATAACCCCCAACTTATATTCATTTGAAAATGGGGTTCATAGGCTCAGACTTGATATAAGGGCGATGAGCTACTCCTCTGGGCAGATAGAAAAAGTGCTTAAGGAAATTTTAGAGTTTAACATTCCAAATGCAAAGCTGACTGTTAGACACAATGAAAAAGCTGGCTATTTATTTACATCACCAGATTCAAAGCTTGTTAGGGTAATGATGAAAATCTTAGAAAGCTTTGGAGAGAAAGCCAAACCTGTTGAAGGTGCTGGGGCATCAGATTCGAGGTATTTCACTCCCTATGGTGTTGAAGCAATAGATTTTGGACCGAGAGGAGGAAATGTTCATGGACCTAATGAATATGCCGATGTGAGTTCTCTTGAACTGCTACCCAAAATTTATGCAGAGGTTGCAATGAACCTGCTTAAAAAGTGA
- a CDS encoding phosphoribosyltransferase, whose amino-acid sequence MKKFPAYLASWDDIERWAKGGAQKILDEGWKPDVVVGLARGGWVPARLYCDYLGIKDLVSIKVEHWGITATPDGKAKLKYGTEYPFEGKKVLIVDDIADTGESLTLAKSYVESKSPAEVKAATLLVIKTSKFRPDYYGEEIDWAWIVFPWNFVEDMINLTNNLFEEKEKLTTDEIIALFRELHGIEVPKERLEHALGIAEKRKIFKREGEFWLKP is encoded by the coding sequence ATGAAGAAGTTTCCAGCATATCTCGCTTCTTGGGATGATATTGAGAGATGGGCAAAAGGAGGAGCTCAAAAGATTCTTGACGAAGGCTGGAAGCCAGATGTTGTAGTCGGGCTTGCAAGAGGTGGCTGGGTTCCAGCGAGGCTGTACTGTGATTATCTCGGCATCAAAGATTTAGTAAGCATCAAAGTTGAGCACTGGGGGATTACAGCAACACCAGATGGAAAGGCCAAGTTAAAATACGGAACAGAGTATCCTTTTGAAGGTAAGAAAGTCCTAATTGTTGATGACATAGCTGACACAGGGGAAAGCTTGACTCTGGCCAAAAGCTATGTTGAAAGCAAGAGTCCAGCTGAGGTTAAAGCCGCAACCCTGTTGGTGATAAAGACCTCAAAGTTCAGACCCGATTACTACGGGGAGGAGATTGACTGGGCGTGGATTGTGTTCCCATGGAACTTCGTTGAAGACATGATAAACCTGACAAACAACCTCTTTGAAGAAAAAGAAAAGCTCACTACAGATGAAATCATAGCTCTTTTCAGGGAGCTTCATGGTATTGAGGTTCCAAAGGAGAGACTTGAACATGCTTTGGGCATAGCAGAGAAGAGAAAAATATTTAAGAGGGAAGGAGAATTCTGGCTCAAACCTTGA
- a CDS encoding DUF4932 domain-containing protein, translating to MRKLLIFLIFVILTSPVYSYQYQTDKVYVEINPNEELLSIVYYLAFGADEFVIPHHDYIQDVEAYFASYKNHTAVQILRQYFSDAETIPQRDYKLFVLDAYILQFSNPPEMKRIYAGWQDSDLDKIIDALRTFAQDTNFMEFFKAHERYYKRDLEVYTSAIHLLPPDEFMKHYMNLTNVMFEFHLPYLLCIHGHSFYAKDNGTEIYGSGGMPPLVRRAPPRTLWSLERAKDTIFGVPLNAVYVNNRKFDELWILDFIYHELGHDITSEKLDEYYSSEVEPLRYLEDTIEEDMPYLATYDIHFWFDTMMIYESFADAWAYFALSHIDKDYAEWNLQMQKAWGEFWQDYMITLYQKYTALSIKENRSFSEYTPLILKELVEKIPPENTKEIYENNVPVTPLRALDDTVREGEVVIVYGTQNPDKKGSEYDRETAEIVKSYLETFYSQWHEYIKIEVKADVNMTNEDLRKDLILIGGPVSNKVVQQFEGYFPLRFVYKNGAWILEKNPEFGSVRTFLITPDNIKEIPFMELSYSSPQTSLLLAIRNPLKKDNYIIWIAGADRYSTRRYRNPTYYLVSYEIYDGEKIEDGFYVQPLPSS from the coding sequence GTGAGGAAGCTTTTGATTTTCTTAATTTTTGTGATTCTCACTTCTCCGGTCTATTCGTATCAGTATCAAACAGACAAGGTTTATGTTGAGATAAATCCAAATGAGGAGCTTTTGAGCATCGTTTATTACCTCGCTTTCGGGGCTGATGAGTTCGTCATACCCCATCATGACTACATCCAAGATGTTGAGGCATATTTTGCCAGTTATAAGAACCATACTGCAGTTCAAATACTGAGGCAATACTTCAGCGATGCAGAGACAATTCCTCAAAGAGATTACAAGCTTTTTGTCCTCGATGCATATATCCTTCAATTCTCAAATCCTCCAGAAATGAAGAGGATTTATGCAGGGTGGCAGGACTCAGATTTGGACAAAATCATCGATGCTCTAAGGACATTTGCTCAGGATACGAACTTCATGGAGTTCTTTAAGGCACATGAAAGATACTACAAGCGAGATTTGGAAGTGTATACTTCTGCTATTCACCTATTACCCCCAGATGAATTCATGAAGCACTACATGAACTTGACAAACGTAATGTTTGAATTTCATCTGCCTTATCTTTTATGCATCCACGGACACAGCTTTTATGCCAAGGATAATGGTACTGAGATTTACGGCTCCGGTGGAATGCCGCCTCTTGTAAGACGGGCTCCCCCGAGAACTTTATGGAGCTTAGAAAGGGCCAAGGATACCATATTTGGTGTTCCTCTCAACGCTGTTTATGTAAATAACAGGAAATTTGATGAGCTTTGGATTTTGGACTTTATCTACCATGAGCTTGGACATGATATCACCAGCGAGAAACTTGATGAGTATTACAGCTCTGAAGTTGAACCTCTCCGCTATCTTGAGGACACGATAGAGGAGGACATGCCATATCTGGCGACTTATGATATCCACTTCTGGTTTGACACTATGATGATTTATGAGAGCTTTGCCGATGCTTGGGCATATTTCGCACTAAGCCATATAGACAAGGATTATGCCGAGTGGAACCTCCAAATGCAGAAGGCATGGGGTGAATTCTGGCAGGATTACATGATAACGCTTTACCAGAAATACACAGCCCTAAGCATAAAAGAAAACCGGAGTTTTAGTGAATACACCCCCCTAATACTCAAGGAGCTTGTTGAAAAAATCCCCCCTGAAAATACCAAGGAAATTTACGAGAACAATGTTCCTGTAACACCCCTAAGGGCCTTGGATGATACTGTTAGAGAAGGGGAAGTGGTGATTGTCTACGGCACTCAAAATCCAGATAAAAAAGGATCCGAATATGATAGAGAAACTGCGGAGATAGTGAAAAGCTATCTCGAAACATTTTACTCACAGTGGCATGAATACATTAAAATTGAAGTCAAAGCTGATGTAAATATGACAAATGAGGACTTAAGGAAAGACTTAATCCTCATAGGGGGTCCTGTCAGCAATAAGGTCGTGCAGCAGTTTGAGGGGTATTTTCCATTGAGATTCGTCTACAAAAATGGTGCTTGGATTTTAGAGAAAAACCCAGAGTTCGGAAGTGTTAGGACATTTCTAATAACTCCAGATAATATAAAAGAGATCCCCTTCATGGAACTCTCCTACAGCTCACCTCAGACATCTCTGCTGCTTGCCATAAGAAATCCCCTGAAAAAAGATAATTACATAATCTGGATTGCTGGTGCAGACAGGTACTCAACGAGAAGATACAGAAATCCAACCTATTATCTGGTCAGCTATGAAATCTATGATGGAGAAAAGATAGAAGATGGATTCTATGTTCAGCCGCTGCCTTCATCGTAA